The Rosa chinensis cultivar Old Blush chromosome 7, RchiOBHm-V2, whole genome shotgun sequence DNA segment ccttctccttctggtaccacacaagatcttcctgattcttgatcttgcaaggacgcttctgatcaatttcagcccatacattcttcagcttggtgaaatacacagctactggctgcccattctgttgcatactcgcagctttacacatcaattcatgaacctatataaaatcagactcattggtATACAgatcccccaatgtcttccatattgtTTCAGCAGTTTCACACTCTTCTACCAACTGTAAAACATCTTCAGTCATGGATTTGAACAGGAGAGCCATCAcagatccatcatcatcctcccacttagcataagcatccacatcttcctcactaggagttttgattgttccattcacatgccccatcttgtgtatgccacgaagatggacagacataatcttcttccatgttcggaaattggtaccatTGAGTTTTGGACcaccaaaagaaccaccatcTGAACTTCGAACAGAAACCTCAATCTTTTGGACCTCATTCATCTTAGAACTCTGTGCTTCACTATCATCTCCACCCATTGCAACAAGACAGCAAGAAAATCACACAATCACAAAGTATGCAACGGAATGAAAGAGAATTAAAcgtgcagatttttttttttttttggaacctgtTACGGGTTGACTTGTTGCTGGTAATCAAGGGGGACTGAAGGAAGCCGGAGACTGAAGGATCGAATAGAGGAAGCCGGAGACTGAAGAATCGAATAGACGACCAGACTGGGTCGTTCTCGGATGTGCGGCGGACAGAAGCAGTCGGCTAGGACGACGGGCTGGTGATCCGGGCGACGGAAGCACGGGACGGGTCGAGTCGCGCGAACTGGGTGACGCTGCAAACTGGTATGGACGGAGCGACCAGCGTTCGGGCCAAACTGACTGGAGCAGCGCCGGAAACTGGAGATCTGGAGAGGTTCGCTGGCTGGTTGGTCGATCTAGGAAACGACGGCGTCTTCGGACGCGAAGTCGATCTGGGCAGCTGGGTCTTCGGACGCGAAGTCGATCTGGGTAGCTGAGTAGCGACTGAAGCTAGACGAGTGATGAAGAGATGGACACCTTGGTTTGACAGAGGTCGGTCCCTCAAAAGAGACGAAGACCAGGCTCGAATAAAGGCAGAGAACGACAAAACAACCCTAGGGGTTTGGTTTTGTATCAACTCCTCGGATTGAGGAAAAATTGGACAactaaagagacaaagtcctctcggatctttgctctgataccaagtcaaatatcaCAAGATtcagagaatgaattttctgataatttATTACACctattctgtggtgtatataaacagattacaatcgtactacaactattgtgtactactgtactacacaacatatataaggtaagtaattacaacaatatattcccttgtagtctattcctaatagggaacgatgactcagaCTAACACACAATACACATTAATAGGTACCGTGTAAAAAAAATTAGCCTGATCAGCCTTCGTTTTCATATTGATCAAAGGAGTCAACATATTATACGATTATGCTTCCCTAAGGAGAGCTTAATCACAGGGAGATAAACATCCCGAATTATTTACATGGGTTGGTACTCCTAATCACCACGAGTGTTTGGAAATTTTCAGAGAATTTTTTAAAAACTCAGGCTATTTATTacgattttcaaaaattttagaattatagaaattactaaatgaatttttttttttttgaaatggcgGATCTAGAAGCTTTTTCAGGGTGGTGAAGACTAAAATTAAACGGTTATcaatacaagaaaaaaaaatactactcatataattaaaaatcgatagaacttacaaataaaaattaataattaattagaaTTCAAAGAATTCtctaggaaaaaaaataaataggtGAATTTCATAATATCAAGGATGCTGTCAATTCGAATTAATAACTTCAATTGATCCATTAATCTAGATAAAAAAAATGACTAAATGAATTGATGAAGGCCCTTACCCACTTGCACGGAAGAggaaataaaaaacaatagtaATCTAGACAGTAGAAACTGTCTTTTGAATCAGTTCTTCctcatctgtttttttttttttttgagaaaagatAGAATCCATTAATAACTAAAAGAATTACAAAGCATTGGAATAATCGGTTGTGGTATCAACACCACGACACATATTCCTACCAAGATCCATAGTTATGGGTCCGTCACTAATAGTAACATCCATGAACCGAAAAggtccaacccctaaccaatttTTACGCCTATCACCCCAGGCTACAAAGAAAGATAACCAATCCCGAGTGTCACGATACGACCTCATCACCAACAGCCAGACGAACCACTCcaccctcttccacaccgtgtccataaaccgccagaccacgtgcaagggaaATCCACCTTTCCGTTGATAACCAAACAGCATCGAAATTCTACCATATTGTTCCCAGGAGTAACACCATATAGATGGCTCCACAACACGaccaaaacctccaaaccctagctcaattGAGTAGGGACGTTTTATTTGACCtaaccaaaaacctgaaactaaaATCCTAATAAAAAATTGACCAAACACGGCGGCCCGGCCCAACCTCCACTTCCCGCAAGGAACTATCGCCGCCCTCCTCCAAACTTGCTGCCAGCATTCTCCATCGTCACCACACCGCCGCCTTGCACCACCACGTTGCAGCAACGTATTCCTACGCCACCGCATCGCCGCACCACAAAGCCGGCCACCCCCAAACCTGGTCAATGTCCGAGATTGAAGCCCAGAAAGGGGCGAACCATCTCCGAGCTCGTCCCTGCCCTGGGATCGAAGCCCCAGCCACCTCCGTACACCCTGAACCATCCGTGACGCCAGGAACAGCCGCTGGCAATCACCCCTTCGTTGTTCCTTGTCAGATCTCACCCATGACCCAAGGGGAGGAGATCTCACCCGATCTGCCCCGTCCAACGTCAAACCACCTTCCACCATCCGTGAACCAGGCCTCCGCCAGAGATCCATGCCGCTAGCCCGGGAAAACTTCCTCTCCCGGACCGGAACGCAAACGGCAGGGAGCCGGCGGCGTTCGGCCGGGAGaggcgctctctctctctcgaagacgctctctctctctctctcctttttctcCGCGCATGAGGCGCGTTCTCCAGTTCTCAATATAATTTAACCCCTTCCTCATCTGTTttaatttttaagaaaaaattaattcTTTAAAGAGTCCAAAACGTCCTCGTTTGTTtaatgaaattaatccaaacgGCGTCGTGTGGAGGCAGCTttgccttttcaaaaaaaataaaaaatcagagCGTGTTCTTCTTCGAAGTTGTTCTTCCTTCTTTGCCCAGTTCTGCCATTTTTACAGACTAATGGTTTTCACAGCCTTAAACTTCTTAACTATCTCAAAAATTCGACCAACCTCGCCACCCCCTGAATCCGCCCCTTCACAGTCGTTTAAATTCAGTATCGGACCACAACGAAGAACCCAGAAGCATCGAGTCTCGACCCGTTTCTAGGAACCTTGAAGGAGCACGGCCCGACCCCGAAATTTTTCCCTCGTTCGGCAGCTTCCGGGCGTTGTCCCGGCGGAAACTGGTTTGCATTGACAGTACGAAGAAGACCCCGACACCTGTTCATCCAACCGTCTACTGGAGGATGAGATTTGGAGTTCGAAAGCTTCGAGTTTTTCCGGCGATTCTCCTCTAACTTTTCTTCTGAAACCGATTCATTATATTTTCtgccttttatttttccatctAGCATTTACAGTGTCCATGCTTCTGCCATCTATGAAACAAGCAACGAACATTTAAATCTTTGAGTCttaacccaaaatccaaattacAACTAAAAATCTCTGAAGAAAGATTTGAAACATTCTTGACATATTGAGGAAACCTCACCTGTCAATTAgaacttttaaaaacttaatAAACCCAAAACCAAATCATCATAGATTTCCATATTAATCTCGATCAATGGTGAAATTTGATTGGCAGAAATAATCTCCATGCAGACAAAGTAAAgagaccaaacaaaaaaaatactcggGAGGATGATGGTTTTGAGATGTTTCCGAAGGGGAGGAAACAGAGAGAGATAGCAGAgatgaaagaagaagagatgaagAGGACATGGCCAGGTAAATTACGGTTTCTTAATGATGTTAGGCAGCACGTGCAGTGCATGTGATTGCAGTAAACATAGTTTTACTGACCTTAACATCAACGGAGTGTGTAAGACACGCACTGTTAAAACCCAGTTGGATGTCAACAGACACTCTCCGGCTTGTGACACAAAAATTATTGACAGTTTGGAATCCACTTATCCTGCTAAATTTTTACCTGCAGTCCATTGCCTACACGCCATTGTACTCCTGCTTTTAGCACGGGTCTTCCATTCAGAATGCTTCTCCAAGAGTTACCAAGTTCTGCTTCCCTAAAGGAACTGCTGGGGTAATATCTAGCCTTACATAGTTTAGCAATCAACGAATCCGGGTCGGGCATTGCTAAATTATAAGCGTAGATGTTTTTAAATGAGATTAAGGGGCTCTTCTATTAACTAattttcttcctcctctatataAATGGAAAGTCTGTTCCTTCTTCCATATTGAAAATAGTTGGGTTTTCAACCCCTTTGTTAtttcaagagtttttctctggTTTGTTGTTTTTCCATAGTGTCGTGTTGAAAACACTTTGAAAAGTACAAGGCATCCGTAGCAAAACTAGGTTGCGAAGCAAAGGCTTCGAAGGCATACTACTGTCTCAGTCTCTCTCCTTTGATGGTCAAATCGATCCCTTATTGAATTGAAGGGAATTCTTCGCGGAGTTGGGATTATCTCCATTCTCTTTATTGATGACCAACTTCTGTCAATTTCATAGCAAAAACGAGGTTGCGAAGCAAAGGCTCCTAAGGCATACTGCTATCTCAGTTTCTTTCCTTTGACGGTCAGATCGATCCCTTATTGATTTGAAGGGAATTCTTCTCGGAGTTGGGGTTGTCTCCATTCTCCTTATCAATGACCAACTTTCGGAGAGCCCCATCGATCTCTGCCTTCTTGAATCTTGACAGTCAATTCAGGGGGCGGAGCGCTAAGAAAGAGAAGACAAAGCAGGTCCTTTGGACCCTTTGTTATGCCAACAAAGAAGTCAGAAAATTGATGTTCCTTTCGAATTGATTCACTAATGTTCACCTCAACCAAACAATGGAGTTCAGAAATAAACAGTAAACTATTTCAATGCAACTATACCAACAGGTTTGGACTTAAAAGAACATAGCACCAACTCATCCTTCAGACTTTTAATATAAACATAAAAGCTGCATTCATATATCCTGATCTGCAACTGGTTCTATTGGTtaagtttttgtttcttttcagtTTAATATGAAGAAGAATTGCTGAACAAACAAGTAATGATAGAATAAAGATACTAAACGTATGACGGATGCCTACTGATTTCACGTAGGAAATCAATTCTAGTTAATTGTACATGGAATTTTACACACAAAAAGCAACTAAATCTCAGTTTAGAACCTGCATTTGGCTTCTACAAATCCTACGAATTAATATAGTCTAGAACAAAAGCTCTTACTATTAAGAACTCAAAGCTATCTCCAGTTGTTGAAATATGACTGCAACAGTTTAAGAACCTCCATGGCGTCGATAGAGTACCGACCGATAAATGGTAGCAACGTGGAGGAAGACCACGAGTACTATGAGGAGATCATCAAATAGACCGACTATACCAAATATTGCTGCCAGAACATGCAAAACAAGAGTAATGTATTAATAGTGCTACGTACTGAAGAAAACTCAGggataataaataaataaccaaaTGAAAGTAAAAATCATACGCACACCTTCCGGAATAAAGTCAACAGGACTGAGTACATAGGCACCACTTAGTATCATCTGTACATTTataaaaagcaaaaaacaagaaacaaaaacagagAACAGGTGAAAACTTCATTAATAGGATCGAAACGATTCACCATaacatatatttaaaaaaatatctaCCACTGCAAACATATTGATCTAGAGAACAAAGAATGTCACTGAATAAGTCGATCATATATCTACCCATAATTAAGGAGAAGTCACCTAATAAAGTTCATAAAACGTGCGTAAATACAGATGGGTATCACTCATCTAAGACTTTGGTTCTATTCTATATGATTTTCCATGTCCAACCAGTTAACTGCTCTTTGTTGCTCGAGAGGAAATTCAATATATTGCTTATGTATTCCCTTGGACCTTTCTGAGGAAGGTTCAGTTACTAACCCAGGTTTGAATTAAAACTTGAGATGGTAATGCAGGTTCTTCCATTCTAAATCAAACAATAGCTGAAACGAATGAAgtatggaaagaaagaaaaaaaattctgccAAAGCTGATGGAGTAGCATATGCTACAACTACACAAGGGATCAGCCACTGCACTGCCGTTTTGCATGTAAACAAATTTTTGACTCATAAGTTCTTCTCATCCAAAAGTCGGCAGAAATCTGAGCTGCAAGCTCAATAGTCGATTCTGTGAAAATAGAAGACCAATAAATGGTGTTTGTTTATTTGGAATGACAACCCTTCACATATGTTGGGCCATATTTTTTCTGCTACTTTTCTCAGTTATTGGGTCATTGTCTATTTATTGCCAACTTCAACTTAATGCAGATGACAAAAGGGGGCTATGAAGAGGCAAAACTAAAGATCAAAGATAAAGTATGGAACTATAATCTAATATCATCAAGGGTCCACATGTcaatcatttttctttaaatttgcTAATTAAACGACTCTTTAGAGCAACCAAGTAATATAGGGCTTCCATCTAGCTCGTAAAATAAACTCGCCAACAACGATCAACCACAACCAACCACCAAAATCTTAGAAGTACCCActcttcccaaaatctttctATAAGGCAGTGCGATGATCTTCTGGTACATCCCTCTAAACCCAAGCCACACATTGGCATGTGTAATTGGCTAATTGCAAATATGGAAAGCCACTTCCCTAGAAGGACtgttaaaaacacaaaaattaCTCATACCAGAACAACCAACCTGCTTGGTAGGATAATTGTATTCCAAATTGGAGAACAAAATTTCTACAGTCTGAGGGAGACCAAAGAGAGTCAGCCTTATTTTCTAATGAATTTACCACAGCGGTACGGATATTATATATAGACATGAAATAAGTTGGACAACTAGACAGAAATTCTTTGATGCCATGCCACCTTCCCCTATACACCAATATTGTTTTTTGACAGTGCAAGAGAATTTTCAAATCTCCTTAAGTATTCGATATGGAATTTGATTAAAAGTCGACCTCAAAGGCAAACCTAAATCATGGGAAGAGAACCAAATGAAAATCATAAATAAGAATACAAATGAACACCAAATAGAAGGTTTGGCTCTAGTTAAAGATAATTGCCCAATTGTACTTCATTCTAGATAATTTTTCCTAATACCATCTACTCAAGAATTGACTTTTGTTTAATCTTTAGAATATGAAAACCTTTCACCTTCATCCTCTACAAGATGTTGATGGATTTCTTGCCCATTTTACATGCTATATTCTGTCTGGTATATAACACATGTGTTTCTTATcaacaaaaaaaggaaagaaaaagataacGATAACTTGATGTGGATATATGAGAGCACTCATGCGTCTTTGTAAGTAAAAGACTAACATGTAACATATAAGAAAATTGATTGAATATTAGCGTCATTTACTTAACTGCAATAATGACACGAGCCCTTATAACAAGGGGAAGCGATCTATGGGGATCCAATAGTTCTCGTAACAGCCTCcgcaaaagaaaaggaaggtcTTGCATTCTCTGTGGAAAAGAGAAATGGCATTAATTTCTGGTGTTAAATGCTTGAATATGCCCAAATTAAAAAATGTGTCTGTGAGAGttggatgtgtgtgtgtgtgtgagggagggagagagagagagatgcataATACTCCTCTACTATTGTCAAACATCAAAATCATCTCCACGAAAAAAtatcagaaagagagagagagagagagagagatgcataATACTCCTCTACTATTGTCAAACATCAAAATCATCTCCACGAAAACATATCAGAAAGACAGGAGGATAGTTCATGCACAAACATCATGATCCTCCATATCCCAGATGAATTTTTTTGCCAGAAGGAGCGTAATTCTGAAAGCAAGCCAGTGAAAACTAGAAATGCTACAGAACCTAATGACCCGATACTCTCATCACTATAACAATTATCTTCGTAGTAAAACAAAACTGAAAAGAATTATTTTAAAGATCAGACAAAATATATGGGAATCGGTGAACCGAAAGTATCCTATTATTCTtttgagaagaaagaaacttcaGTAAGACAGTAACACCACTCcagaaagagggaaaaaaagaaacaaaaagtggACAAGTAGTTCACACAAGAAGAAAGAACTACAAGCCAACAAGGCAGAGCAAAACAGTcaaccaagaagaaaacaacTAAGCTAACTGCTTCCTTCTAACTCAACACTGGATTGCCTCAAAATCTACCCCACAGCATAAGCCAATCATTTGCACTCAAATCTCGCCTTCTAGGCTTCTGATGGCCTCTCATCACCACCAAAACCACCCTCCCACTACTTGCTGTACTAGCTCCAACTCCCACAGTTACTGCACCCAATCCAACCACCACAAGCAGCCACAGACACCATTTCTCCAAGTCATTGCTTCTTAACTCCAGCCTAATTCACCATATCCCTACACTCATCACCACCAAAACCTCCAACAATCCCACATATTTCAATACTTAAAACAACTTTCTCATAAAACTGAGCAACTTTTCATACAGTTCTCAGGGGGGCAGACATGAAGTTCAAGAGCACAGCCAGAGTCAGAATGAGTCTTGTTGTTCTCTCCAACCTTGCCTGTGAAAATGGAGTCTAAAGCAGATATGGGGAAAAGAAACTAGGCTATAAAATCGTAACATGAAAGTGCCTTAACCTGAGTTCATGTTTCAGTTACTACAAAGTTCTGATGTTGTTGATTTGAACATTGGTCTAGGCTCTTCCACAAAAGTATTGATTATCCTTAATATATCTTGGGAGAAAATGGCAAAAATTGAGCTTCCTAGGAATAATATGACCTTTACAGAAATTGATGGTGGAGCTCAGAATTTATTTAGTTACAGAATGAGACAAAGTAGGGCAACATGTTGCAGTGTACAGTACCTTTCTAGGAACCACAAAAGATAAAAAGATGTTTATATTCTTTGTATATTTAAAAAAGAGCAGATAGAATATAAATACTTTtcacaataatatatatatatatatatatgtgtgtatctACTATCTACCAAGGTATGTAATACAGATTTGAGGGGGTGTTTACCTGTGTAAGACCTCTGGGTTGACCTCCAAAATAGCGATTATATTTTTCAACCCTGTCTAGAATCTCAGCCACCTCAGGCATATCACGTTGGCTCAATGAAGCCTCAGTTGGAACCAGCAAGGTTATCTGGCGACGACAGAGAGGGCATTTACAAGGCTGAAGTGCTGATCCATGATCCCAAACAAGCATAATACAATTTCCTGAGAAAGGAGCCAATGATGCATTATTAgtttatttaaattttatacATAACAGTATGGGATTACATGCTATACATTATATCTAATGAAATTCTGATACTTGCAGCTTTCTATTAAGTAAAACTGGTGGTGCTATTCATGTGCTTATGTTACCATCAAACAGTCACCATCCTCTATCTGATCCTTAAACTAACATAACATGCAGTGTACAGTATATGTACAATTCATTATTCAGAAGGTGTCAAAAGACTTGGGAATTCTTAATCTCCATAGTCCATAACAAAGAATGGCCAAAACAAAACACTCCATGAGAAAGAAAAGTAACTCTATGCAAGAAAATAGATACTCCATAACGAAGACTGACCCTCTTCCTATTTGATCGTCCCCCTTTGCTTATGTGTTTTAGGAAATTCATCTGTCTCATGACTCAAATCATTGGTCTTTGTTTGATATGACTTAAACATACTAAAAAGCCTTTTCCTCTGGCTCCTTAAACAATCTAAAATTTAGCTTCACAAGACTACTTAATTGTTCTCCTTGATTGATTCATTCATCTTTCCAAAAACATACTAATTGCATAGAACTTTTGCATAAAAGAATCCAATGGTATACAGGAAGAAAGCTCTTCTTCGTAATTTCATAAGTTCATACAGAGATCTAGGCATGTACAAATTTTTCAAGCATATGTCTGTTGGTATGAATGCAGGAATATGCAGTTGGTATCGtgaaatttaaaacatgattagaTTATATAAATGGACAAACATGAGAAGCACCCTTAATGAAGCAGCCTCAGCTCCAAACAATATATGACTGGAACTTCTGGGGGCCTTCACAAGAGATCTCAACCATTACATAAATAAGGTACTTTATCCATAAGCCTCAATGAGTTGCCTTTCGCAAAGTTACAAATGAGATAGTCCATTTGTTTCCTGTAAGGAATGGATTGAAGGAACACCTAAATGCTATGCCAACCCTCTGCCCCTTAAAGGGGGTAAAATTGGCACCCCCAATTTTTACAAACCACCACCCATCTCCACCCCCACCCCCCTTTTCCTATTATCATGCAAATGTGCATTGAAAGACAAAAGACACTCATGAAGAATAGGAGAGAGGGGTGTGGTTTGTAAGGTGCCAATATCAAccattattttgtttatttatttatttaattatttttgatACCCAGAAATAGAATCCCCCCAAACCTGATTTGTGAATCTGGACTGGAAATTGGGATTTCCTGCCAACCCTACAATCTCTAGAAGACAGGAAACTCTAGCAAATAGCAAGGAGGTTCCATAAGAGGGTTCAAATCTCAGAACACATGGGAGGAAACCATTGGCCTTAAAACTCCTACTAACCCCTCCTTCATGGTCAATATGGGTACCCTTGGACTTATAGGGAAACACTAATGGTTCATGTGGatgaaaagaaataatataaGGGGGGTTGGGGTATGAGTTTCGATTGTAAATAGCTGATGGACTTTAGAAGTATTAATTGCTTTTCATAACACCCACATATAAAAATTGATTCATTTTATGGTCAAATACTCCAGAAACAAAAGGTTCTATTCAAATCCCTCTATTTCTTATATAATCCAAGTGTAAGTGGATTTAATATTCTAAAGTTCAAAAAGTAATTTACATCCAAAAATTGAATCCCTCTTGTACAACCCTACCCCCAAAAAAGGACCTCTACAACTGCACTTTTTGATACATCTTAATTCTCCTTGGCATGAACTAACCCTTTTTTTCCTCCTTCTTTACCTAACTCTGCCATATGTGAGACTAAATCTTGAGAGACTGAACTTGGGTCAAAACATGCAAATGCAAAGCCTAAATACAGATTCTTAACTGACATTCAAACTTACTCGCCttcaaatcaataaaatgaacaaTCTAACGGCCCATGGCAACTACAACCAGCTTCCATGACACGACGACATATCTATTTCTGTACAGTTGTAGCGTTATAGCAAGATACACATTTCCCCTGCAGCACCACAGAACCATGTAAGTGAGCATTCCTCCTACATTACAACATAAACCATAAATCCAATGACTCTTTTCCAGTTTTCCAGTCCGATAGCTACCATTAACAACTCCGCCTTTCGCCTCTCTTAGCTAAACTTCAATTATCAAAGGAGAAAAGATATCCTATGGCTTGTATTATAAGTCTCTTGGTCTAGAATTGAGAACACAATCGCTGCCTAAGAACGAAAGGCTTTGCAACCAATTGCAATACACGAactaaaattgattcaaatgtAAAAGCAGAGGAATTGAATTCGGAACATTATTTATCGAATCCAAGTGGTAAAGTAAAAAAATCAGGGAAGATCAACGAGAAATTGAAAGAGATTGAATTTTAGGAATATGAgattgaaagagagagagaggtaagtACCGCAAAACCAGTGAGAGCAATTGGCTTGACAAGGAGTGTTGAAGACGCCATGGCAGACGGAGCACAGATCGTTTTCAGGAGGAGCCTCCATTCCCGTCGTCGCTCCCTTTTCGATTTCAAATCCCGCAACTACTTCTCACTATTTCTCTCTTTTCCTTTGCATTTCCCTGGAAATCTATTCTAAATATACCAAAACTAGTAACTGTTtattttaatcaaatttttaCGATCACAATCcttcaaattaaattaaattatgaGCAGCATTATTGCTGCTGTATTGACTAATTTGTTCACCCTATATTCACTTACCACcgttatatatctatatctatatacatatataagataaaaaaaaataaaaaaggatctGATGGAGGATCTACATGGCAGAAGCCATTGAAAGTCTATAAGAGACATGGCAAAGAAGGTTCCAAGGCTCAAGCCTTGATCTGGCACTCAGTAGATGATGTGTCAACATGGGAACTTGACTGATTTTGGGTCAGCAAGTATTTGGAAAGTTTTATGACTTCTTTTCTTATTAGGATTTGTTTTAGTATTTGGGAATCTTCTTAAGCCTAGGGGTGTTAGGATTACTTGGTCCTAGTTGTTCAAGGGTTAGGCCCTCTATATATTgaggcctttgtagtcttttatTTCCAAATTACGATTAATAAAATTGAGAGTGTTTGCTATCCTTGGTTATGTGACTCAACCTCCTTCCTAGGTGTGACTCCTAGAACCTACTGGTGTGATTCCAGTAgttatctttttgtttcttaGCTTACTGCAGATTATCTCTACAGCATCCTTAGTTTTATAGTTCTTTGCTACTTGTCCTGCATCATTTTGGCATTAGAGCAAGGCTGATCCAATGGCTACACGATCGGGGAAAAACTTCAGGGGGCGTTTAACTGACAACCAGCGAGATGGTTTGTTACTAAAGATTGTTGAGCAACTTGAATCGATGGACACTCAGATCAGAAAGTTAGAAGATCGTGGGAAAGCTTCCGCAACTAATAAggcagatgaagaagaagatactATAGTTGAGGAAACCAACACTGATGACAAAGAAGAGCAGGCCCAGAACAAGCAATCTTTTGGGGATTGGGTCAAAGAATACCTTGAATCTAGTAGTGTGCCTGACAAAGTGGATATTGCTGGAGATATTACCAAGAAAGTTAAGGTTGAAGTGCCCGATTTCAAGGGTAAAACTGATCTGTGTTTTCAGATTGGCTTGCTAGAATCAAGGAGTACTTTGATTGGTATGATATGGGTGATGAACGGCGAGTGAGGTTTGCTAAGATGAAACTGGTGCTCTTGGCAAAAGTATGGTGGGTTGGTGTTGAAGGTGATATTATGAGATT contains these protein-coding regions:
- the LOC112180671 gene encoding E3 ubiquitin-protein ligase RNF170, which produces MEAPPENDLCSVCHGVFNTPCQANCSHWFCGNCIMLVWDHGSALQPCKCPLCRRQITLLVPTEASLSQRDMPEVAEILDRVEKYNRYFGGQPRGLTQRMQDLPFLLRRLLRELLDPHRSLPLVIRARVIIAMILSGAYVLSPVDFIPEAIFGIVGLFDDLLIVLVVFLHVATIYRSVLYRRHGGS